ATTTGACTCTCCCCCTTGTGTCTCTCCTATGTATCTATATTTCAGAATATATCTAGcatctagatacatgtatctagtgtgattcgcaTGAATCTATGATACATAAACTATTTAGCTCGCTTCCCTCctatctcgctcgcctctctccttttCTCGCTCGTCTCTCTCAATATTTCAGTGTATCTgatagagagaaatattaaaaacatctcTAAACTTGACGCATATTATTAGTTTCGTCTCCAAACTATTGACAACTTTAAAAGTATCCCTCTACATGACTAACTAAATTTAGATACACCCTGATATGTCATATGACATAACAAGTGGTCTCAAATTCTTGTAGGAGTCTGGGCTCTTAATAAAAAGGttgagagaagtgttgaaaactcTCTCAAACTTGACGAGAATTTAGAGGTATATTTTAATCACGTTGCAATATTCGGAGAGTATTTGGGTTAAGTTAATTAAGTAAATGGATATATTTAAGACGGTCAATAATTTAaggataaaattaataatttatgctgaatttatagttttttcatACTTTTCTCTTTGCGGTAAAAATGTTTgtgtaattaaataatttttctataaaatatcCTCTTTAATACATTATCTGGTCAAAGAAAAAACCCACAATATCAAAGGAGCAAACCGGTCTGAACCAGTTATCACAAAActaaaaaccctaattttggaATATCACCACAGTTCTCACAGCTAAATCACAGGTGCGCAGCTTCGTTTTCTCCGTAGGTTATggtgtttcttctcttttcaatctttttttatatCATCTACGAATTGTGTATGTACTATGTGTCTTTGCctctttgtttatttattttttcagaagTGTTACAATCTATTTCTCTATGTTTCTGGATCCAGTTTGTATTTTATTGGATGTATTCTTTTCCTACTAGTTTAGGATCGTCGCATAGTTGATAGgcaatttgtgtttttttcaaattttgtatctGAAAATTTGTTTTTGCTCTTAGGGTTTGAAGTTTTTCTTTAAGGTGTTTCTGGAAATCATGTTTTTGGAATATGTAATATCTGAATAGTTtgttttagtttcattttttttttctgtttatcAAGAATGTGTAATTAGGTTTATTAACTTTTATGCTACATTTTTAGGGGtaattcttatattttattatggGTGAGACTGGAAAAAGATCACGTAGGGATGATGGAGATAACAAGAACCAGAAGAGGAGGACAGATAGGGACGAGAAAAGCGATGATGAGCTAATAGTTTACAGAATTCTGTGTCCAAATAATGTGATTGGCAGTGTTATTGGAAAGAATGGGAAAGTTATAAATTCAATTAGGTCTGAGACTAAGGCGAAGGTCAAGGTGGTGGATCCATTTCCAGGTGCTAAGGATAGAGTTATACTCATTTATTGCTATGTAAAGGAAAAGGAAGATGTTGAGGTTGATCAGGAGTTCAATGAGAAAAAACCTCTTTGCACGGCTCAGGATGCTCTTCTCAAGGTTTATACGGCAATTGCAAATGCTTTGGCTGCAATTGGAGAATCTGATAAGAAGCGGAAGGATAAAGAGGAGTGTCAGCTTCTTGCTCCTTCAAGCCAGTCTGCTAATATCATTGGTAAATCTGGTACCACCATAAAGAAGTTGAGAAGCAAGTTGAGGGCCAATATTAAAGTAGTTGCCAGAGATGCTAGTGATCCAACACATTCCTGTGCACTCGAGTTTGATAACTTTGTTctggttagttttttttttataaaaaatatttattgacaaTTAAGTAGTATTAGTGCGTCACGCAAACTTTATAAAACTACATTCTGCTCCTAAATTTTGTTGTTTCGAGTCAATTGTTAGAATTTATGCATGAACTGACAGTTTCTTACTTAACACAGATAACTGGTGACCCAGAATCTGTTAGGAGATCACTCTTTGCTATTTCTGCAATCATGTACAAGTTCACACCTAAGGAAGAAATTCCTCTTACTACCAATGTTCCTGAAGTCCGTCCAAGTATTATTATCCCTTCAGATGTTCCCATATATCCAGGAGCTGGGATTTATCCAAATGTGGATCCTATTATGCCATCTCGATCTGTTCCATCTGTTTTGGGTACCACACAAATACCAGAGCTTCCGGGTTATGTGGATGCAGGAAGCACATGGCCTATTTATTCTTCTGGTCTTCCCATGGTTTCTGGTTACAGTGGTACCTCTCAAACTGAGGAATTGACTATTAGAGTGCTGTGTCCAACTAACAATATTGGTCGTGTTATTGGCAAGGGAGGAGCTTCGATTAAAAGTGTAAGGCAAACAAGTGGTGCTCGTATTGAGGTTTGTGATGCCAAAGCTGATCGTGATCAGTGCATTATCACAGTCATTTCCACTGAGGTATTGCTTTCTCTCCAGTATTCAAAGTCCCCGAGTTGGTGAGATTTTGGTCTTTTAGCAGTTGTCTTTCTTTTTGTGGAAGTGTACTTTGCCTTCTCATAGATCATTGTGAAACAAACTTATACACAGTAAGCATTGGTGacagtttttcattttttttgtttatcctTATTAGGAGGTAAAAGAAGATTATGCTTTTTCTCCCGCTTTTGATCTTTGAGGTATTTACATGCAGGAgggtgtgtggggggggggggggggNTGGGGTgctatatatttcattttatttgatgcTAGAAACATTAATAATAGGCTGTTTATGTTGCTTTTGTAATTATCTTTATAGAAAGTAGTTTGATTCATCTCCATTGTCTTGTATTCCATGTATTAACCATATTCAGCATTTGTTTTCTGTAGTCAGTGGATGATCTTAAATCCATGGCAGTTGAAGCTGTACTTCTGCTGCAAGGGAAAATAAATGACGAAGATGAGGATACTGTAACTTTTCGTCTACTTGTTCCATCCAAGATTATTGGATGTATCATTGGGAAAGGTGGTTCAATCGTTAATGAAATCCGGAAGAGAACTAGAGCTGATGTACGTATCTCAAAAGGCGAAAGGCCCAAATGTGCAGATTCAAATGATGAACTTGTTGAGGTCTGTCTTTCATAATAGTTTTAATCAATTAAACTGTCTTTTAGTTGCTTCTCCTTATATTCATTAGCCATCGTTTTAAATGCGTAGGTATCTGGGGAAGTTAGCAGTGTGAGGGACGCCCTTATCCAGATTGTACTGAGGCTCAGAGATGATGTTATAAAAGGCCGAGAAGGTAATCATAATCCATCTGCAGGTGCTGATTCTTTACGCGCTGGTGGTACTGGTTTCTCATTGGCTCCAGTGTTGCCCAACGTTCCTCCAGCTGCTCCTTTGAGCTATGAACATAGGATTGAAACTGGGAATGGTGTTGGAATGCGTTCTTCGGGCAGCCGCTATGGTCATGAGTCGCTCTCGGTATACTTCTGCTTTCCCTGCATGGCACAAAGTTCTATTTCCATGCTGTTGTGTAT
This genomic stretch from Solanum stenotomum isolate F172 chromosome 10, ASM1918654v1, whole genome shotgun sequence harbors:
- the LOC125842470 gene encoding KH domain-containing protein At4g18375-like isoform X1, producing MGETGKRSRRDDGDNKNQKRRTDRDEKSDDELIVYRILCPNNVIGSVIGKNGKVINSIRSETKAKVKVVDPFPGAKDRVILIYCYVKEKEDVEVDQEFNEKKPLCTAQDALLKVYTAIANALAAIGESDKKRKDKEECQLLAPSSQSANIIGKSGTTIKKLRSKLRANIKVVARDASDPTHSCALEFDNFVLITGDPESVRRSLFAISAIMYKFTPKEEIPLTTNVPEVRPSIIIPSDVPIYPGAGIYPNVDPIMPSRSVPSVLGTTQIPELPGYVDAGSTWPIYSSGLPMVSGYSGTSQTEELTIRVLCPTNNIGRVIGKGGASIKSVRQTSGARIEVCDAKADRDQCIITVISTESVDDLKSMAVEAVLLLQGKINDEDEDTVTFRLLVPSKIIGCIIGKGGSIVNEIRKRTRADVRISKGERPKCADSNDELVEVSGEVSSVRDALIQIVLRLRDDVIKGREGNHNPSAGADSLRAGGTGFSLAPVLPNVPPAAPLSYEHRIETGNGVGMRSSGSRYGHESLSMGDDSYGTFSSYSSKLYGGLPPPSAVEMVIPGHAVCKVMGKGGSNIDNIRKISGAAVDIIDSKSSRGDQIAIISGSQEQKRAAENLIQAFIMAT
- the LOC125842470 gene encoding KH domain-containing protein At4g18375-like isoform X2, with the protein product MGETGKRSRRDDGDNKNQKRRTDRDEKSDDELIVYRILCPNNVIGSVIGKNGKVINSIRSETKAKVKVVDPFPGAKDRVILIYCYVKEKEDVEVDQEFNEKKPLCTAQDALLKVYTAIANALAAIGESDKKRKDKEECQLLAPSSQSANIIGKSGTTIKKLRSKLRANIKVVARDASDPTHSCALEFDNFVLITGDPESVRRSLFAISAIMYKFTPKEEIPLTTNVPEVRPSIIIPSDVPIYPGAGIYPNVDPIMPSRSVPSVLGTTQIPELPGYVDAGSTWPIYSSGLPMVSGYSGTSQTEELTIRVLCPTNNIGRVIGKGGASIKSVRQTSGARIEVCDAKADRDQCIITVISTESVDDLKSMAVEAVLLLQGKINDEDEDTVTFRLLVPSKIIGCIIGKGGSIVNEIRKRTRADVRISKGERPKCADSNDELVEVSGEVSSVRDALIQIVLRLRDDVIKGREAAPLSYEHRIETGNGVGMRSSGSRYGHESLSMGDDSYGTFSSYSSKLYGGLPPPSAVEMVIPGHAVCKVMGKGGSNIDNIRKISGAAVDIIDSKSSRGDQIAIISGSQEQKRAAENLIQAFIMAT